A genome region from Methanobacterium subterraneum includes the following:
- a CDS encoding transcription elongation factor Spt5 produces the protein MIYAIRTLVGQEKNVARIIARNVKDSGIGVSAVLVPESLRGYILVESSTKLDLQNPAFKVPHMKGAIEGDIPYEEIKSFLKPEPIIASIQKGSIVELISGPFKGEKAKVVRIDESREDVVLELIEAAVPIPVTVKGDQIRLIQKEAD, from the coding sequence TTGATCTATGCAATAAGAACCCTGGTTGGTCAGGAAAAAAACGTGGCCCGAATAATTGCCAGGAATGTTAAAGACAGTGGGATTGGAGTGAGTGCCGTGCTGGTTCCAGAAAGTTTACGTGGATATATCCTTGTTGAATCATCCACCAAGCTTGATCTGCAGAATCCGGCCTTTAAAGTGCCTCATATGAAAGGAGCCATAGAAGGAGACATCCCATACGAAGAGATAAAAAGCTTTTTAAAGCCGGAACCAATAATAGCTTCCATACAGAAGGGAAGTATTGTGGAATTGATATCCGGACCATTCAAAGGAGAAAAAGCCAAAGTGGTTCGTATTGATGAATCCAGAGAAGATGTGGTTCTGGAACTTATTGAAGCAGCAGTTCCCATCCCAGTTACCGTTAAAGGTGATCAGATTAGATTAATACAGAAGGAGGCAGATTAA
- a CDS encoding (Fe-S)-binding protein, with amino-acid sequence MSKVPIDIGQKNEVLMLLPGYNCGICGYARCDEFAGALLRKRAPLEKCRFMYQEMFQDDLAKLKEILKETKVIPEKEKIVGVMDGYEADIILKPIPGEDSCRETLFPFTREKIKPGEIIRYRPLGCPVTHFAKVLDENHGLITVHLVGPCHRLDPEADFEYREVGVCMVGGFEGFIEGELPRVGETVRFLPYHCMMQKVHSGVVVQLEGRRAIIEGIDLKVWAPPVKG; translated from the coding sequence ATGAGTAAAGTTCCCATTGATATTGGTCAGAAAAACGAAGTCTTAATGCTGCTTCCCGGTTACAACTGTGGGATCTGTGGATATGCACGCTGCGATGAATTTGCAGGAGCACTCCTCAGAAAAAGAGCACCACTTGAAAAATGCCGTTTCATGTACCAGGAGATGTTTCAGGATGATCTGGCCAAACTCAAGGAAATATTAAAGGAAACCAAAGTAATTCCTGAGAAAGAGAAAATTGTAGGGGTTATGGATGGATATGAGGCGGATATCATCCTTAAACCAATTCCCGGGGAAGATTCATGCCGGGAAACCCTATTTCCATTCACCAGGGAAAAGATAAAACCTGGGGAAATCATAAGGTACCGTCCCCTGGGCTGCCCAGTCACCCATTTTGCCAAAGTCTTAGATGAAAACCATGGATTAATCACTGTCCACCTTGTGGGACCATGTCACCGCCTGGATCCAGAGGCTGACTTTGAATATAGGGAGGTAGGTGTCTGTATGGTGGGTGGATTTGAAGGATTTATTGAAGGTGAACTACCTCGGGTAGGTGAAACAGTCCGGTTTCTACCCTACCACTGTATGATGCAGAAAGTTCATTCCGGAGTAGTAGTTCAACTGGAAGGTAGAAGGGCTATTATTGAAGGTATTGACCTAAAAGTTTGGGCTCCTCCAGTTAAGGGATAA
- a CDS encoding ATP-binding cassette domain-containing protein: MIEEITILGGFDKQETPEPVKKVVIKKGEIFGVVGPTGSGKSSLIGDIEQLSQEDTFSRRRILVNGEEPSYEDRTNPRKKMVAQLSQNMNFLADMTVGDFLSLHAKCRGASSKCVNAVIDLANTLTGEPIKKDHDLTILSGGQSRALMVADVAIISNSPIVLIDEIENAGIRKHDALEALAGHGKIVMVVTHDPVLALMTDKRIVMKNGGMQTVVATSEGEKAISQKLNKIDELMLNLRDKVRNGEIIQDIGMEDLEF; this comes from the coding sequence ATGATAGAAGAAATAACCATTTTAGGGGGTTTTGATAAGCAGGAAACCCCCGAGCCCGTGAAGAAAGTAGTAATAAAGAAGGGTGAAATATTTGGGGTGGTAGGACCCACTGGAAGTGGAAAAAGCTCCCTTATAGGGGATATTGAACAACTCTCCCAGGAAGACACCTTCTCCCGTAGAAGAATTCTGGTAAATGGTGAAGAACCCAGCTATGAGGATCGAACCAACCCCCGAAAAAAGATGGTGGCCCAGCTATCTCAAAACATGAATTTCCTGGCAGATATGACAGTTGGAGACTTTTTAAGCTTACACGCCAAATGCCGTGGGGCCAGCAGTAAATGTGTAAATGCAGTCATTGATCTGGCCAATACTTTAACTGGGGAACCCATAAAAAAGGACCATGATCTCACCATATTAAGTGGAGGTCAATCAAGAGCCCTCATGGTGGCAGACGTGGCCATAATCAGCAACTCCCCAATTGTACTCATTGATGAAATTGAAAATGCAGGAATACGAAAACACGATGCCCTGGAAGCACTGGCTGGTCACGGTAAGATAGTAATGGTGGTAACTCATGACCCGGTACTGGCCCTGATGACTGATAAAAGAATTGTAATGAAAAATGGGGGAATGCAGACAGTAGTAGCTACCAGTGAAGGAGAGAAAGCAATATCTCAGAAATTAAATAAGATAGATGAGTTGATGTTAAATTTACGTGATAAAGTCCGTAATGGGGAAATTATTCAGGATATTGGAATGGAAGATCTGGAATTTTAA
- a CDS encoding TfuA-related McrA-glycine thioamidation protein, translating into MDKKRIVVFIGPSLSLNQARKILDAEYHPPVARDDVAILLNDPPDIIGIIDGVFHQQPAVSHREILHALEAGVIIVGGSSMGALRSAELDYAGMIGIGKVYQNYRDGVIESDDDVAIVFNPETHELLSEALVSMNHNFQMAEKDGIITSSDVKNLYETAKKIYYPQRTYTRVLKDSKLDKEKKKTLNSYLDNKGIDIKEEDAKKVLEYIKELI; encoded by the coding sequence TTGGATAAAAAACGAATAGTGGTGTTTATTGGACCTTCACTTTCTTTAAATCAGGCCCGGAAGATTTTGGATGCTGAATATCACCCCCCAGTAGCTAGGGATGATGTGGCTATCCTTTTAAACGATCCTCCAGATATCATTGGAATAATTGATGGTGTTTTCCACCAGCAGCCTGCAGTATCCCACCGGGAAATACTTCATGCCCTGGAAGCAGGGGTAATAATTGTAGGGGGATCCAGCATGGGGGCCCTTAGATCGGCAGAACTAGATTATGCTGGCATGATTGGAATTGGAAAGGTTTACCAGAATTATCGGGATGGAGTAATAGAATCTGATGATGATGTGGCCATTGTTTTTAATCCAGAAACCCATGAACTCCTGTCTGAAGCTCTGGTTAGCATGAATCACAACTTCCAAATGGCTGAAAAAGATGGCATAATCACATCTAGTGATGTAAAAAACTTATACGAAACAGCAAAAAAAATTTATTACCCTCAAAGGACATACACTCGTGTTTTAAAGGATTCTAAGCTGGATAAAGAAAAGAAAAAAACGCTTAATAGTTATTTGGACAATAAAGGAATTGATATCAAGGAAGAGGATGCTAAGAAAGTTTTGGAGTATATTAAAGAATTAATTTAA
- a CDS encoding TIGR00295 family protein, translated as MILNEYPSSDILEEFNCSFFVIEHSQAVMLKANQLAMDFELEVDLDLVKKGAILHDVGRSKTNGIKHAIVGAKILKNEGFPPEVIKIVERHIGAGITKEEALILGLPPKDYVPITLEEKLVAHADNLIHGTKEVDLDFVIKKWKKNLGEHHPSIPKLMKLHYEVTGKIQYPI; from the coding sequence TTGATTTTGAATGAATATCCATCTTCTGATATTTTAGAAGAATTTAATTGTTCTTTTTTTGTGATTGAACATTCTCAAGCAGTCATGTTAAAGGCAAACCAGCTTGCAATGGATTTTGAATTGGAAGTAGACTTGGACCTGGTTAAAAAAGGAGCTATTCTCCATGATGTCGGGCGTTCCAAGACAAATGGCATAAAACACGCCATTGTGGGAGCAAAAATCCTTAAAAATGAAGGTTTCCCCCCAGAAGTTATCAAAATTGTGGAAAGACACATCGGGGCTGGGATTACTAAAGAAGAAGCTTTAATTCTAGGATTACCCCCTAAAGATTATGTTCCAATCACTTTAGAAGAAAAACTTGTAGCCCATGCCGATAACCTGATACATGGCACTAAAGAGGTTGACTTGGATTTTGTGATAAAGAAATGGAAAAAAAACTTGGGAGAACACCATCCCTCAATACCTAAATTAATGAAACTACACTATGAAGTTACCGGAAAAATCCAGTACCCTATTTAA
- a CDS encoding coenzyme F420-0:L-glutamate ligase: protein MEYSIDKSSYKLIPVQSGYIKPGEPYDVIIENAVDFLEDGDFLVVSETPLAVSQGRLVDEAEFKPSFSAYILADLWSKYLWGYILGPLLGIKKRTIKNLRKLPPEARSHKEVILNYYGWKHALKPASEAGVDLSNAPGTCVSLLPHDPQSLSEDMAAKIKSICNKNVTVMVIDTDATYKIGKMKFTSLPISIKEIRNNWGIFGYLLGRLGNIIGPTPLGVSKHHELDEIFQIAQAAEECQKIHENSMETVYEMQELLDGDVTTITIDMLDSIIHSPAIIVRKS from the coding sequence ATGGAATATTCCATAGATAAAAGCAGTTATAAACTAATACCTGTTCAATCAGGTTATATTAAACCTGGAGAACCCTATGATGTTATAATTGAAAATGCTGTGGATTTTTTGGAGGATGGTGATTTTTTGGTGGTTTCTGAAACTCCTCTGGCTGTGTCCCAGGGGCGACTGGTGGATGAAGCTGAATTTAAACCATCCTTCAGTGCTTATATCTTGGCGGACCTATGGTCCAAGTATTTATGGGGTTACATCCTGGGTCCATTATTGGGCATAAAAAAAAGAACCATTAAAAATCTTAGAAAACTTCCTCCTGAGGCTCGTTCTCATAAAGAAGTAATCTTAAATTACTATGGTTGGAAACACGCTCTTAAACCAGCTTCTGAGGCTGGTGTTGATTTGAGTAATGCACCTGGAACTTGTGTTTCACTTTTACCCCATGATCCTCAGAGTCTTTCAGAGGATATGGCTGCTAAAATTAAGAGCATATGCAATAAAAATGTTACTGTGATGGTTATTGACACCGATGCAACTTATAAAATTGGGAAAATGAAATTCACATCCCTTCCCATTTCTATAAAGGAGATTAGAAATAATTGGGGAATATTCGGCTATTTGTTAGGTCGATTGGGCAATATAATTGGCCCCACTCCATTGGGTGTTTCCAAACACCATGAACTTGATGAAATTTTTCAAATTGCTCAGGCAGCAGAAGAATGCCAGAAAATCCATGAAAACAGTATGGAAACAGTTTATGAAATGCAAGAACTACTTGATGGCGACGTGACTACCATAACCATAGATATGTTAGATTCAATAATTCACAGCCCTGCAATTATAGTTAGAAAATCATAA
- the comA gene encoding phosphosulfolactate synthase, with amino-acid sequence MNAFDFLTPQRNPKIGTGITMMLDKGMGPVHVIDLLEISGQYVDLAKFGWGTSAIHNREIIQEKVEIYQSYDVNPYPGGTLFEIAYLQNKFDEFLNEVDELGFGAVEISDGTIEISPDERERIISVVKDNGFLAITEVGKKDPAKDHLLTPEKRLEIVNRDLEYGADLVIMEAREGGKGIGLFDSHGEVKEDDLQILIEGTDVEKIIWEAPQKNQQAYFILKFGANVNLGNIPPDEITALETMRLGLRGDTLGKVNLG; translated from the coding sequence ATGAATGCTTTTGATTTTCTAACCCCTCAAAGAAACCCTAAAATTGGCACTGGAATTACTATGATGCTAGACAAGGGAATGGGCCCGGTTCATGTTATAGATCTCCTTGAAATATCTGGCCAATACGTGGATCTGGCTAAGTTTGGATGGGGAACTTCTGCCATCCACAACCGGGAAATCATCCAGGAAAAAGTGGAAATATACCAATCCTATGATGTTAATCCTTACCCTGGTGGTACTTTATTTGAAATTGCCTATCTTCAGAATAAATTCGATGAATTTTTGAATGAAGTAGATGAACTGGGATTTGGTGCGGTGGAAATATCCGATGGAACCATTGAAATTTCTCCAGATGAAAGGGAAAGAATCATATCAGTGGTGAAGGACAATGGATTCCTGGCAATAACTGAAGTGGGAAAGAAGGATCCTGCTAAAGATCATTTACTTACTCCTGAAAAACGGCTTGAAATTGTTAACCGTGACCTGGAATATGGGGCTGACCTGGTAATTATGGAAGCCAGGGAAGGGGGGAAAGGAATAGGTCTTTTTGATAGTCATGGGGAAGTTAAAGAAGATGATTTACAAATATTAATTGAAGGCACTGATGTGGAAAAAATAATATGGGAGGCTCCCCAGAAAAATCAGCAAGCATATTTTATTCTAAAGTTCGGTGCCAATGTTAATTTAGGTAACATACCTCCTGATGAAATCACGGCCCTGGAAACCATGAGACTGGGACTAAGGGGAGACACTTTAGGAAAGGTGAATCTGGGATGA
- a CDS encoding 50S ribosomal protein L1: MKQEILEAVKKAKEESKPRNFTQSVDVVITIKDLDVKKPENRIDEEVLLPNGRGKDVKIAFIADGELALLAKNAGADLVINKGELEEMGKDRKEAKKIANRHDFFVAQADMMPLVGRFLGPVLGPRKKMPKPVPATIKPEPIMERLKSTVKVRIKDQPVIQALVGTQDMDDELIAANIESVLAVLDQKLEKGRSQIKSMYVKTTMGPVTRVI; encoded by the coding sequence GTGAAACAAGAGATCTTAGAAGCGGTGAAGAAGGCTAAGGAGGAATCCAAGCCGAGAAACTTCACACAATCCGTTGATGTGGTTATAACCATCAAGGATTTAGACGTGAAAAAACCTGAAAACCGCATAGACGAGGAAGTTCTTCTCCCTAATGGACGGGGTAAAGATGTTAAAATCGCCTTTATTGCCGACGGTGAACTGGCCCTGCTGGCCAAAAACGCCGGAGCAGACCTGGTGATCAACAAAGGAGAACTGGAAGAAATGGGCAAAGATCGAAAAGAAGCCAAGAAGATTGCCAACCGGCATGATTTCTTTGTTGCTCAGGCCGATATGATGCCCCTGGTAGGAAGATTCCTGGGACCTGTACTGGGACCACGGAAGAAAATGCCTAAACCAGTTCCAGCCACCATCAAACCCGAACCCATCATGGAGAGGCTTAAAAGCACAGTAAAAGTGAGAATAAAAGACCAACCAGTTATACAGGCATTAGTCGGCACACAGGACATGGATGATGAGCTCATTGCAGCCAACATAGAATCAGTTCTGGCAGTGCTGGATCAGAAACTGGAGAAAGGGCGTAGCCAGATTAAATCCATGTACGTGAAAACCACCATGGGCCCTGTAACGCGGGTGATCTAA
- the ftsZ gene encoding cell division protein FtsZ — protein MKSIIDNTIKESEKRRDRKASEERRGYDGSIDQELEDIIQRSRAKICVVGTGGGGNNTVSRLTEIGIEGAETISMNTDAQDLFYSVADKKILIGRSTCGGLGAGGMPEVGEECAEESDEEIKEKLDGADMVFVTCGMGGGTGTGSAPVIAKMAKKIGALTIAVATMPFSAEGLRRRENAEKGLEKLQNAADTVIVIPNDKLLEVAPNLPINKAFMVADELLGRAVKGITELITKPGLVSLDFADIRSIMMGSGMAMIGMGESDSGDRAIESVHEALNSPLLDLDISNAKGALINISGSSDLTLNEAEKVVQIVADELDPDANIIWGTQIQEELQNTIRTTIVVAGVKSPYIFGIHGEPEYIEERQKEKVPESSLEEFIDGVF, from the coding sequence TTGAAATCTATTATAGACAATACCATAAAGGAATCCGAAAAAAGAAGGGATAGGAAGGCATCCGAAGAGCGTCGTGGATATGATGGTAGCATCGACCAAGAGTTAGAAGACATCATTCAACGAAGTCGAGCTAAGATCTGTGTAGTTGGAACTGGAGGAGGTGGAAACAATACCGTTTCCAGATTAACTGAGATCGGTATCGAAGGTGCCGAAACCATTTCCATGAACACTGATGCTCAAGATCTCTTTTACTCAGTCGCCGATAAAAAAATATTAATAGGTAGAAGTACCTGCGGAGGACTGGGTGCCGGAGGAATGCCAGAAGTCGGAGAAGAATGCGCCGAAGAAAGTGACGAGGAAATAAAGGAAAAACTCGACGGAGCAGATATGGTCTTTGTGACCTGTGGTATGGGTGGTGGAACTGGAACTGGTTCTGCACCAGTCATTGCAAAAATGGCCAAAAAGATCGGTGCACTGACCATTGCCGTGGCAACCATGCCCTTCAGTGCAGAAGGACTGCGTCGCAGGGAAAATGCGGAAAAAGGACTGGAAAAACTCCAGAACGCCGCAGATACAGTCATAGTCATCCCTAATGATAAACTCCTGGAAGTAGCTCCCAACCTACCTATTAACAAAGCATTTATGGTGGCTGACGAACTCCTGGGAAGGGCAGTTAAGGGAATAACTGAACTCATCACCAAACCCGGACTGGTTAGTCTGGACTTTGCTGACATCCGGAGTATTATGATGGGGTCCGGCATGGCCATGATTGGAATGGGTGAATCAGATTCAGGAGACCGAGCCATAGAATCTGTACACGAAGCTCTAAACAGTCCTCTCCTAGATCTGGACATATCCAATGCTAAAGGAGCCCTGATAAATATTTCCGGAAGCTCTGACCTGACCTTGAACGAAGCTGAAAAGGTAGTGCAGATCGTGGCCGATGAACTGGACCCTGATGCCAACATCATCTGGGGTACCCAGATCCAGGAAGAACTGCAAAACACCATACGCACCACCATTGTGGTAGCCGGAGTTAAATCACCATACATATTTGGTATACATGGTGAACCAGAGTACATTGAAGAAAGACAAAAAGAAAAAGTACCAGAATCATCCCTGGAAGAATTCATCGACGGTGTTTTTTAA
- the tfe gene encoding transcription factor E: protein MLADPNVQEILIDVTKDDENSIPIIQCLLNGKTTDEEIAEETEIRLNIVRRILYKLYDAGVASYKRSKDPETQWYTYSWKFEEDKIAEIISEKFEKFSMEIHQSLEYEEDNMFFVCPNGCRYNFEEASERNFICPDCNTNMEFQDNSSIITELKELKERMS from the coding sequence ATGCTTGCAGATCCTAACGTGCAGGAGATTCTCATTGATGTTACTAAAGATGATGAGAATAGCATCCCCATTATTCAATGTTTATTGAATGGCAAAACAACCGATGAGGAAATTGCTGAAGAAACTGAAATTCGACTTAACATTGTAAGGAGAATACTCTACAAACTATACGATGCTGGTGTGGCCAGTTACAAGAGAAGTAAGGATCCTGAAACTCAATGGTATACTTACAGTTGGAAGTTTGAGGAAGATAAAATCGCTGAGATTATATCGGAGAAATTTGAGAAATTCTCCATGGAAATCCACCAATCTCTGGAATATGAAGAGGACAACATGTTTTTTGTCTGCCCCAATGGTTGTCGATATAATTTCGAAGAAGCTTCTGAAAGAAACTTCATATGCCCTGACTGCAATACAAACATGGAATTCCAGGACAATTCATCAATAATAACTGAGTTAAAGGAGTTAAAGGAAAGAATGAGTTAA
- a CDS encoding 50S ribosomal protein L10, with protein sequence MPHVAEWKKEEVKELKDMIESHPVVGMADLSDIPAPQLQKMRQSLRGSAKLKMSRKTLMDLALNDSGKSNVEVLIDHMDGQPALIFTDMNPFKLYKILEGSKTPAPAKAGSIAIADIVVPKGDTGFMPGPILGELQKVGIPAKIEKGKIVITEDKTIVAEGEEISRDVASMLTRLDIYPMEVGIDLKAAYEDETVYTSDILFIDEEETISDIQKAYTRALNLSVNAVVFNSASTPVIISKAAGEALNLAFNAEVLTSKTTDLLLAKAYSQMLAVASEASAQNAESVDDELREKLNATASAAAAQPAEEEKEEEEEEEEEEDNEEDAAAGLGALFG encoded by the coding sequence ATGCCACATGTAGCCGAATGGAAAAAGGAAGAGGTTAAAGAGCTTAAAGACATGATCGAAAGCCATCCTGTAGTAGGAATGGCTGATCTTTCCGATATACCAGCTCCTCAGCTCCAGAAAATGCGTCAGAGCCTGCGCGGAAGTGCAAAGCTCAAGATGTCCAGGAAGACCCTGATGGATCTGGCCCTGAATGACTCGGGAAAATCCAATGTTGAAGTGCTTATAGATCATATGGATGGTCAACCAGCATTAATATTCACAGATATGAACCCTTTCAAGCTCTACAAAATCTTAGAGGGCAGTAAAACTCCGGCTCCTGCTAAAGCTGGGAGTATAGCCATTGCAGATATTGTAGTACCCAAAGGTGATACTGGTTTCATGCCTGGTCCCATACTGGGAGAACTGCAAAAAGTCGGTATCCCTGCCAAGATAGAAAAGGGTAAAATAGTTATAACTGAAGACAAAACCATAGTTGCAGAGGGAGAGGAAATCTCAAGGGATGTGGCCAGCATGTTAACCCGTCTGGACATCTACCCCATGGAAGTGGGAATCGACCTTAAAGCAGCTTATGAAGATGAAACAGTTTACACCTCTGACATCCTATTCATAGATGAGGAAGAAACCATATCTGACATTCAGAAAGCATACACCCGGGCACTGAACCTTTCAGTGAATGCCGTGGTGTTCAACAGTGCATCCACACCTGTTATCATATCCAAAGCAGCAGGAGAAGCACTGAATCTGGCTTTCAATGCAGAAGTTCTCACCTCCAAAACAACCGACCTCTTACTGGCCAAAGCCTACTCACAGATGCTGGCAGTGGCCTCTGAAGCATCAGCACAAAATGCGGAGTCTGTTGATGATGAACTTCGCGAGAAGTTAAATGCAACAGCCAGTGCAGCAGCAGCCCAACCAGCTGAAGAAGAAAAAGAGGAAGAAGAAGAGGAAGAAGAGGAAGAAGATAACGAAGAGGATGCGGCCGCTGGTTTAGGTGCTCTCTTCGGATAA
- a CDS encoding protein translocase SEC61 complex subunit gamma, with protein MNLNKESMANFIKQCQRVLKVSKKPDREEYINVAKVTGIGIILIGVIGFIISIIGQLIQGTG; from the coding sequence ATGAATTTAAACAAAGAATCAATGGCAAATTTTATAAAACAGTGCCAAAGAGTACTAAAAGTCTCTAAAAAACCAGATAGAGAAGAGTACATAAATGTGGCTAAAGTAACCGGTATTGGAATCATCCTCATTGGAGTTATCGGTTTCATTATCAGTATAATTGGTCAACTGATTCAAGGTACTGGATAA
- a CDS encoding 50S ribosomal protein L11, whose translation MATETVEILIDGGKATPGPPLGPAIGPLGINMMQVVEEINQKTADFEGMKVPVKIIVDTSTKEFEVTVGTPPTTALIMDELKIEKGSQDPGMDKVADLKIEQALKVARMKFDALLSADYKHATKEVVGTCVSMGITVEGKDPREVQKEISQGIYDEQLVEKT comes from the coding sequence ATGGCAACAGAAACCGTTGAAATACTCATAGATGGCGGTAAAGCCACTCCCGGCCCACCATTAGGTCCAGCAATCGGACCCCTAGGTATCAACATGATGCAAGTGGTGGAAGAGATTAACCAAAAAACAGCAGACTTCGAAGGCATGAAAGTACCGGTGAAGATCATAGTGGACACCTCCACCAAAGAGTTCGAGGTTACAGTGGGAACACCACCAACCACCGCACTGATCATGGACGAGCTAAAAATAGAGAAGGGCTCCCAGGATCCTGGAATGGACAAAGTAGCTGATCTAAAAATAGAACAAGCTCTTAAAGTCGCCCGGATGAAATTCGATGCTCTTCTTTCCGCAGACTACAAACATGCCACCAAAGAAGTTGTGGGTACCTGTGTAAGTATGGGTATCACTGTGGAAGGTAAAGATCCACGGGAAGTGCAGAAAGAAATCAGTCAGGGAATCTACGACGAACAGTTAGTAGAAAAAACCTGA
- a CDS encoding pyruvate kinase alpha/beta domain-containing protein has translation MEKKIVYFKNSGAENTDKVIELVKERKEELGIENIVVASVSGLTTVKVLESMPDAKIVSVTHHAGFRGGDELELEREHAQKLEDAGVPIYIGSHSLSGVGRGISNKFGGITPVEIIAGTLRLFSQGVKVCVEISVMAADAGLLPTDKEVIAIGGTAKGVDTAVVLKPAHMGNFFDLKINEIIAMPRP, from the coding sequence ATGGAAAAGAAAATAGTTTACTTCAAAAATTCCGGTGCAGAAAATACAGATAAAGTAATAGAACTGGTTAAGGAAAGGAAAGAAGAACTGGGAATTGAAAACATTGTTGTAGCCTCAGTATCTGGACTAACCACTGTGAAAGTCTTGGAAAGCATGCCTGATGCAAAGATAGTAAGTGTCACTCACCATGCGGGATTCAGGGGCGGAGATGAGTTAGAACTGGAAAGAGAACATGCCCAAAAGCTGGAAGATGCAGGTGTACCCATATACATAGGATCCCATTCCCTCAGCGGTGTGGGTAGGGGAATAAGTAATAAATTTGGAGGCATCACCCCTGTTGAAATTATTGCCGGTACTTTAAGACTATTTTCACAGGGAGTGAAGGTCTGTGTGGAGATAAGTGTCATGGCAGCTGATGCAGGACTTTTACCCACAGATAAAGAAGTTATAGCCATAGGTGGTACTGCTAAAGGTGTTGATACTGCTGTGGTTTTGAAGCCCGCACACATGGGAAACTTCTTTGACCTAAAGATAAATGAAATCATTGCTATGCCCCGACCTTAA
- a CDS encoding GTP-binding protein, which translates to MRMVIVAGTPGSGKTAVLIHALRSLNEMGLKSAVVKVDCLYTDDDRKFAKIGVPTKVGLSMDMCPDHYAIYNLEEMVDWADENEAELLVVETAGLCHRCAPFTVNSLGVCVIDATSGPNTPLKVGPFLSTADIAVITKGDMISQAEREIFRERILEVNPKCKIIEANGLSGQGCAELADEIIKSPDVTLEGEKLRHSAPLAVCTLCVGETKVNKKYHRGILRRIDGFQSYEGE; encoded by the coding sequence ATGAGAATGGTAATTGTTGCCGGAACACCTGGTTCTGGAAAAACAGCTGTTTTAATCCATGCATTGCGCAGCTTAAATGAAATGGGATTAAAATCAGCTGTGGTGAAAGTGGACTGCCTCTACACTGATGATGATCGTAAATTTGCAAAGATAGGAGTACCAACCAAGGTTGGATTATCCATGGACATGTGCCCTGATCACTATGCCATCTACAATCTGGAGGAAATGGTTGACTGGGCAGATGAAAATGAGGCAGAACTCTTAGTAGTTGAAACTGCTGGCCTATGCCACCGCTGTGCACCGTTCACAGTGAATTCACTGGGAGTTTGTGTTATAGATGCCACCAGCGGACCTAACACTCCCCTCAAGGTAGGGCCGTTTTTGAGTACTGCCGATATAGCAGTAATTACTAAGGGAGACATGATATCCCAGGCAGAAAGGGAAATATTCCGTGAAAGAATCCTGGAAGTAAACCCTAAATGTAAAATAATAGAAGCTAACGGTTTAAGCGGACAAGGATGCGCTGAACTAGCAGATGAAATTATAAAATCCCCGGACGTCACCCTGGAAGGTGAGAAGCTCCGACACTCCGCACCATTAGCAGTGTGCACCCTGTGTGTAGGAGAGACCAAGGTGAACAAAAAATACCACCGGGGTATCCTGCGCCGTATTGATGGATTCCAGAGCTACGAAGGAGAATAA